The following coding sequences lie in one Actinomycetota bacterium genomic window:
- a CDS encoding type II toxin-antitoxin system MqsR family toxin: MTFGSGKRERFRPHYVLEELKAKIAAGEHYATKRVGAVLSRHGWDESDIEDCVANLTSSDFFKSQAHTKRDGVWLDIYKPTYEGERLYVKFVIDEDGCTIVVLDFCEDGEIH; encoded by the coding sequence TTGACGTTCGGCAGTGGTAAACGAGAGAGGTTCCGGCCGCACTACGTGCTGGAGGAGCTGAAGGCCAAGATTGCTGCTGGCGAGCACTACGCGACGAAGCGAGTCGGGGCTGTCCTTTCCCGGCATGGCTGGGACGAGTCCGACATCGAGGATTGCGTGGCTAACCTCACTTCGTCCGACTTCTTCAAGTCACAGGCGCACACCAAGAGAGACGGCGTGTGGTTGGATATCTACAAGCCCACCTACGAGGGCGAACGCCTATACGTCAAGTTCGTGATCGATGAGGATGGCTGCACGATCGTGGTTCTCGACTTCTGTGAAGACGGAGAGATTCACTAG